In Glycine max cultivar Williams 82 chromosome 7, Glycine_max_v4.0, whole genome shotgun sequence, a single window of DNA contains:
- the LOC100792753 gene encoding 1-aminocyclopropane-1-carboxylate oxidase homolog 12: MGTTTDLNFDYVLSQRKAFDETKAGVKGLVDVGVKNVPTFFHHQTEKFEKASNIGNKSHVIPIIDLADIDKDPSKRQGLVDIVKKASETWGFFQVINHDIPLSVLEEMKNGVKRFHEMDTEAKKEFYSRDRSKSFLYNSNFDLYGSQPAINWRDSCRCLLYPDTPKPEELPVVCRDILLEYRKHIMRLGILLLELFSEALSLSPNYLKDMGCADGLLALCHYYPSCPEPDLTMGITMHSDNDFFTVLLQDHIGGLQVRYEDKWIDISPVPGAFVINIGDLLQFITNDRFKSAEHRVLANDVGPRISVACFFSPSAKTSLKLCGPIKELLSEENPPKFRDITFGDYEAYYLAKGLDGTSALTRYRI, encoded by the exons ATGGGAACAACAACTGACCTTAACTTTGATTATGTTTTGAGTCAACGCAAAGCATTTGATGAAACAAAAGCTGGTGTGAAAGGGCTTGTTGATGTAGGTGTTAAGAATGTTCCTACCTTCTTCCATCACCAAACTGAGAAGTTTGAGAAGGCCTCAAATATAGGCAACAAAAGCCATGTTATTCCAATCATAGACCTTGCAGATATTGACAAAGATCCAAGTAAGCGCCAAGGGCTTGTTGACATAGTGAAGAAAGCATCTGAAACATGGGGTTTCTTTCAGGTGATCAATCATGATATCCCTTTGAGTGTTCTTGAGGAGATGAAAAATGGGGTAAAAAGGTTTCATGAGATGGATACTGAAGCCAAGAAAGAATTTTATTCGAGAGATAGATCAAAATCCTTTCTGTATAATAGCAATTTTGATCTATACGGCTCACAGCCAGCAATCAATTGGAGGGATTCTTGTAGGTGTTTGTTGTATCCTGATACCCCCAAACCAGAAGAACTTCCTGTAGTTTGCAG AGATATACTGCTGGAATACAGGAAACACATAATGAGACTTGGGATTTTGCTGCTTGAATTGTTTTCAGAAGCTTTGAGTTTGAGTCCAAACTATCTGAAAGATATGGGATGTGCTGATGGGCTATTAGCTCTTTGCCATTATTATCCTTCATGTCCTGAACCAGATTTGACTATGGGAATCACCATGCATTCTGACAATGATTTTTTCACAGTGCTTCTCCAAGATCATATCGGTGGCCTCCAAGTAAGATATGAAGACAAGTGGATTGATATATCCCCTGTACCTGGTGCTTTCGTAATTAATATTGGCGATCTTTTGCAG TTTATAACAAACGATAGATTCAAGAGTGCTGAACACAGAGTGCTTGCAAATGATGTTGGTCCTAGAATATCTGTTGCATGCTTTTTCAGTCCATCTGCCAAGACATCCTTAAAGCTTTGTGGACCTATAAAGGAACTATTATCAGAAGAAAATCCTCCCAAATTTAGGGACATTACATTTGGTGACTATGAAGCCTACTATTTAGCAAAAGGACTCGATGGTACTAGTGCCCTTACACGTTACAGGATTTGA